Proteins from one Natrinema salinisoli genomic window:
- a CDS encoding VOC family protein: MLTGLAWLALEAKYLEPAREFYEERLGLTVRERGADELAFEAGETDLLLRRPDGFPRGGLHTHYAFSIPESEYEDWWDRLSREYDLEEAQFGPARSLYLYDPDGNCVELGQQDVAGPGIDGIFEVVLEVEDLDRAREFYEDLGFETVDEGNSRKRIRLHGPMALELWEPHLGIADARGGVHVDLGFETADPGAALEAVRDRVRSLERESDEEVVVRDPDGHFLTFTEG; this comes from the coding sequence ATGCTAACCGGGTTAGCCTGGCTCGCGCTCGAGGCCAAGTACCTCGAGCCGGCGCGGGAGTTCTACGAGGAGCGGCTGGGACTGACCGTCCGCGAACGCGGGGCCGACGAACTCGCTTTCGAGGCCGGCGAGACTGACCTCCTGCTCCGCCGCCCCGACGGCTTTCCGCGCGGGGGATTGCATACTCATTACGCGTTTTCGATTCCCGAATCCGAGTACGAGGACTGGTGGGACCGACTCAGTCGCGAGTACGATCTCGAGGAAGCGCAGTTCGGTCCCGCGCGATCGCTGTACCTGTACGACCCCGACGGGAACTGCGTCGAACTCGGCCAGCAGGACGTCGCCGGCCCGGGAATCGATGGGATCTTCGAAGTCGTTCTCGAGGTCGAAGACCTCGACCGTGCACGGGAGTTCTACGAGGATCTGGGTTTCGAGACGGTCGACGAGGGTAATAGCCGCAAGCGGATTCGGCTCCACGGACCGATGGCCCTCGAGCTCTGGGAACCACATCTGGGCATCGCCGACGCCCGCGGCGGCGTCCACGTCGACCTGGGATTCGAGACGGCCGATCCCGGAGCGGCGCTTGAAGCGGTGCGCGATCGGGTCCGATCACTCGAGCGGGAGAGTGACGAGGAAGTCGTCGTTCGCGATCCGGACGGTCACTTTCTGACGTTCACCGAGGGATGA
- a CDS encoding ribbon-helix-helix domain-containing protein, with amino-acid sequence MTEYTTVSIPKDLADRVDETIEGTSFQSTSDLVRFLLRSIVIQHQKEGELTEAEFEEITEQLRGLGYLE; translated from the coding sequence ATGACCGAGTACACCACCGTATCGATCCCGAAGGACCTCGCGGATCGCGTCGACGAAACCATCGAGGGGACGAGCTTCCAGAGCACGAGCGACCTCGTCCGATTTCTGCTCCGGAGCATCGTCATCCAGCACCAGAAGGAAGGGGAACTCACCGAAGCGGAGTTCGAAGAGATCACCGAACAGCTCCGCGGCCTGGGCTACCTCGAGTAG
- the aglJ gene encoding S-layer glycoprotein N-glycosyltransferase AglJ gives MEDDAVRTASSGLSDGGETIAVSEETDEISPDDVCVLIPTLNEAATIADVIEGFYDEGYTNVVVVDGDSTDGTREIARDHGADVLVQSGDGKGQAVREALEYITVPYVLMLDGDGTYDPADADTMLEPLSRGYEHVIGNRFAEMDDDAMRALNGFGNRMINRAFGFVHGANYEDILSGYRAFTVESFKRLSLDSDGFTIETELAVECVKHGVETTVVPVSYSARPDESETNLHPVKDGGTILLALYSLAKTNNPLFYFGSLGVTGILSGSLIAMYVLWEWVQYHQSHEVMALASAASILLGVQLLMFGVLSDMLVTLHREQRRRLERIARDDRNE, from the coding sequence ATGGAAGACGATGCGGTTCGCACGGCCTCGAGCGGTCTCTCGGATGGCGGAGAGACGATCGCCGTCTCGGAGGAGACCGACGAAATCTCGCCCGACGACGTCTGCGTTCTCATCCCGACGCTCAACGAGGCGGCCACGATCGCCGACGTGATCGAGGGCTTCTACGACGAGGGATACACGAACGTCGTCGTCGTCGACGGTGATTCGACCGACGGGACCCGTGAGATCGCTCGCGACCACGGCGCGGACGTGCTGGTCCAGTCCGGTGACGGCAAGGGCCAGGCGGTCCGGGAAGCGCTCGAGTACATCACCGTCCCGTACGTCTTGATGCTCGACGGCGACGGAACCTACGATCCCGCAGACGCCGACACGATGCTCGAACCGCTCTCTCGCGGGTACGAACACGTGATCGGCAATCGATTCGCCGAGATGGACGACGATGCGATGCGAGCCCTGAACGGCTTCGGGAACCGGATGATAAATCGCGCGTTCGGGTTCGTTCACGGGGCGAATTACGAGGACATTCTGTCGGGCTACCGGGCGTTTACCGTGGAGTCGTTCAAACGGCTCTCGCTCGACTCGGACGGGTTCACGATCGAAACCGAACTCGCAGTCGAATGCGTCAAACACGGCGTCGAAACCACGGTCGTCCCGGTCAGTTACAGCGCGCGACCCGACGAGTCGGAGACGAACCTCCACCCGGTCAAAGACGGCGGAACGATCCTGCTCGCGCTGTACTCGCTGGCAAAGACGAACAATCCCCTCTTTTATTTCGGCAGTCTCGGCGTGACCGGCATCCTCTCGGGGAGTCTCATCGCAATGTACGTCCTCTGGGAGTGGGTTCAGTACCATCAGAGTCACGAAGTCATGGCTCTCGCCTCGGCGGCTTCGATCCTGCTGGGCGTCCAACTGCTCATGTTCGGCGTCCTCTCGGATATGCTCGTCACGTTACACCGCGAGCAGCGTCGCCGCCTCGAGCGGATCGCTCGAGACGACCGAAACGAGTGA
- the aglM gene encoding UDP-glucose 6-dehydrogenase AglM: protein MNVSIVGSGYVGTTVAACLADIGHNVINIEIDEDIVEAINAGEAPIHESGLAERIADHAGSNLRATTDYDAVRETDVTFLCLPTPQSEDGSLDLAIMQAGAESLGRALADKDGEHLVVVKSTVLPGTTEDVVGPILEAESGTAIGDGLEIAMNPEFLRMGTAVDDFLGPDKIVLGTSSDGAAETLRELYAPILDREETDLVETDVREAELIKYANNAFLASKVSLVNELGNIAKEYDADAYEVLEAVGLDDRISERFMRSGLGWGGSCFPKDVNALRAGARDQEYEPALLDAAVTVNDAQPRRLVDLLEDHVTLEGARIAVLGLSFKPGTDDVRKSRALDVIDHLTDRGADVVAFDPVAIENVRPDYPDIEYADSAEAALEGADGAVVATDWPEFNELSFDGMARRVLVDGRRIDVDEDALEVYEGLTW from the coding sequence ATGAACGTCTCCATCGTCGGCAGCGGCTACGTCGGCACCACCGTCGCCGCCTGTCTCGCGGATATCGGCCACAACGTGATCAACATCGAAATCGACGAGGACATCGTCGAGGCGATAAACGCCGGCGAGGCTCCGATCCACGAGTCGGGTCTCGCGGAACGAATCGCCGACCACGCCGGCTCGAATCTCCGTGCGACGACGGACTACGACGCCGTTCGCGAGACGGACGTCACTTTCCTCTGTCTGCCGACGCCTCAATCCGAGGACGGCAGCCTCGACCTCGCGATCATGCAGGCCGGCGCGGAATCGCTCGGCCGCGCGCTCGCCGACAAGGACGGCGAGCACCTCGTGGTCGTCAAGAGTACGGTCCTGCCCGGCACGACCGAGGACGTCGTCGGCCCGATCCTCGAGGCGGAATCCGGAACCGCGATCGGCGACGGGCTCGAGATCGCGATGAATCCGGAATTCCTCCGGATGGGGACCGCGGTCGATGATTTCCTCGGGCCGGACAAGATCGTCCTCGGAACGTCGAGCGACGGGGCGGCCGAGACGCTCCGCGAACTGTACGCGCCGATCCTGGATCGCGAGGAAACGGATCTCGTCGAGACCGACGTTCGCGAGGCCGAACTCATCAAATACGCGAACAACGCCTTCCTCGCGTCGAAAGTCTCGCTGGTCAACGAACTGGGCAACATCGCGAAGGAGTACGACGCGGACGCGTACGAGGTACTCGAGGCGGTCGGTCTCGACGATCGGATCTCGGAGCGATTCATGCGGTCGGGCCTCGGATGGGGGGGCTCGTGTTTCCCCAAAGACGTCAACGCCCTGCGGGCCGGGGCTCGCGATCAAGAGTACGAACCGGCACTCCTCGACGCGGCGGTTACCGTCAACGACGCCCAGCCACGACGGCTCGTCGACCTGCTCGAGGACCACGTCACCCTCGAGGGGGCCCGAATCGCGGTCCTCGGACTGTCGTTCAAGCCCGGCACCGACGACGTCCGCAAGTCGCGCGCGCTCGACGTGATCGATCACCTGACGGATCGCGGTGCGGACGTCGTCGCCTTCGATCCGGTCGCGATCGAGAACGTGCGGCCCGACTATCCCGACATCGAGTACGCCGACTCCGCCGAGGCCGCGCTCGAGGGCGCGGACGGCGCAGTCGTCGCGACCGACTGGCCGGAGTTCAACGAGCTCTCGTTCGACGGCATGGCCCGTCGGGTCCTGGTCGACGGTCGACGGATCGATGTCGACGAGGACGCCCTCGAGGTCTACGAGGGACTGACCTGGTAG
- the aglF gene encoding UTP--glucose-1-phosphate uridylyltransferase AglF, with the protein MQAVVLAAGKGTRLRPLTEDKPKVLVEVDGKPLIEDVMDNLIEIGATEFVLVVGYMKEKIIERYGDEYEGVPITYAHQREQLGLAHAILQAEPHIDDDFMLMLGDNVFRANLGDVINRQREERADAAFLVEEVPYDEASRYGVLDTNEYGEIVEVMEKPEDPPSNLVMTGFYTFTPEIFHACHLVQPSERGEYELPDAIDLLIQSGRTIDAIRMDGWRIDVGYPEDRDRAEERLTEKEPEPVEQ; encoded by the coding sequence ATGCAAGCAGTAGTTTTAGCAGCGGGGAAGGGAACCCGCCTCCGGCCGCTCACCGAAGACAAGCCGAAGGTCCTCGTCGAAGTCGACGGCAAACCGCTCATCGAGGACGTCATGGATAACCTCATCGAGATCGGTGCGACCGAGTTCGTTCTCGTCGTCGGCTACATGAAAGAGAAGATCATCGAACGCTACGGGGACGAGTACGAGGGCGTCCCGATCACCTACGCTCATCAGCGCGAACAACTCGGGCTCGCTCACGCCATCCTCCAGGCGGAGCCACACATCGACGACGACTTCATGCTCATGCTGGGCGACAACGTCTTCCGGGCGAACCTCGGCGACGTGATCAACCGCCAGCGAGAAGAGCGCGCCGACGCCGCATTTCTCGTCGAAGAAGTTCCCTACGATGAAGCCTCGAGGTACGGCGTTCTCGACACCAACGAGTACGGCGAGATCGTCGAAGTGATGGAGAAACCGGAGGATCCACCGTCGAACCTCGTTATGACCGGGTTCTATACGTTCACGCCCGAGATTTTCCACGCCTGTCACCTCGTTCAGCCGTCGGAGCGCGGCGAGTACGAACTGCCGGACGCGATCGATCTGCTCATTCAGTCGGGCCGCACCATTGACGCGATCCGGATGGACGGCTGGCGTATCGACGTCGGCTACCCCGAGGACAGGGACCGCGCCGAGGAGCGACTCACCGAGAAAGAGCCCGAGCCGGTCGAACAGTAG
- a CDS encoding oligosaccharide flippase family protein, which translates to MRLGQTSIIYFLSKLFASALGFLATIYIARMLGPGPLGVYHVVLGLVSWLAIVGKVGLSGAISKRISEGEERGAYALAGATIILGLFILITCGLLLFRSYITAYVGYPATGYIVVILLIVLLKSLVNALLVGLHLVHVSGVLSPVRTGTRALFQIALVAASAGTAGLFVGHIVGFGLVVVIGGYFIARNLPDLSRPERRHFQRLVDFAKFSWLGSLQSQMFSYTDIIVLGVFVSSGLIGVYAAAWNIAEFLILFSGALSSTLFPEMSSLSAEKDSQAVARIVEQSLSFGGLFLIPGLFGGALLGERILRIYGPEFPKGATVLTVLIVANLLMGYQNQLLNTLNAIDRPDLAFQVNLVFVGTNIALNIALIYLYGWIGAAVATAASVAASLVLAYYQVDAIIDFEVPTREIAKQWFAAVLMGGVVYTGLRAESTYGLLNHNVATVGILVILGAGVYFAVLLAISMEFRTAVDQNMPFDLPLLSSA; encoded by the coding sequence ATGCGTCTCGGCCAAACCTCTATCATATACTTTTTATCGAAGCTCTTCGCGTCGGCACTTGGCTTTCTGGCGACCATCTACATCGCTCGAATGCTCGGTCCGGGCCCGCTCGGCGTTTATCACGTCGTCCTCGGGCTTGTCTCGTGGCTGGCCATCGTAGGGAAAGTCGGCCTTTCGGGCGCGATATCCAAGCGGATTTCCGAAGGGGAAGAACGGGGCGCGTACGCTCTCGCCGGAGCGACGATCATCCTCGGTCTGTTCATCCTGATAACTTGTGGGCTCCTGTTATTTCGATCCTATATCACGGCCTACGTCGGCTATCCCGCCACGGGATACATCGTGGTGATCCTGCTAATCGTCCTCCTCAAGAGTCTCGTCAACGCCCTCCTCGTCGGATTACATCTGGTCCACGTAAGCGGCGTTCTGTCGCCCGTACGGACCGGTACCCGAGCGCTGTTTCAGATCGCGCTGGTCGCCGCCAGCGCGGGTACGGCCGGGCTGTTCGTGGGCCACATCGTGGGGTTCGGCCTCGTAGTCGTCATCGGTGGCTACTTTATCGCGCGAAACCTGCCTGATCTTTCCCGGCCCGAACGACGGCACTTCCAGCGACTCGTTGACTTCGCGAAGTTCTCCTGGCTCGGGAGTCTCCAATCCCAGATGTTTAGCTACACCGACATTATCGTCCTCGGGGTGTTCGTCTCCTCGGGGTTGATTGGCGTCTACGCGGCAGCGTGGAACATCGCGGAGTTTCTCATTCTCTTCAGCGGCGCGCTCAGTTCGACCCTGTTTCCCGAGATGAGTTCTCTCTCGGCCGAGAAAGACTCGCAGGCAGTCGCACGAATCGTCGAGCAGTCCCTCTCGTTCGGCGGGCTCTTTCTGATCCCCGGGCTGTTCGGCGGGGCGCTGCTCGGCGAGCGCATCCTCCGGATCTACGGCCCGGAGTTTCCGAAGGGGGCAACCGTCCTGACAGTGCTAATCGTCGCGAACCTCCTCATGGGCTACCAGAACCAGTTATTGAACACGCTCAACGCAATCGACCGTCCCGACCTCGCCTTTCAGGTCAATCTTGTCTTTGTCGGTACAAACATCGCACTCAACATCGCGTTGATCTATCTGTACGGATGGATTGGCGCTGCGGTGGCGACGGCGGCCTCGGTCGCGGCCAGTCTCGTGCTAGCGTACTACCAAGTGGACGCAATTATCGACTTCGAGGTTCCAACGAGAGAAATCGCTAAACAGTGGTTCGCCGCCGTCCTCATGGGTGGCGTGGTATATACCGGATTGCGGGCGGAATCTACCTATGGACTGCTCAATCACAACGTCGCAACGGTTGGGATACTCGTCATACTCGGCGCCGGCGTCTACTTTGCTGTGCTATTGGCAATCTCGATGGAGTTCCGGACAGCCGTCGACCAGAATATGCCGTTCGACCTCCCGCTCCTCTCGAGCGCGTGA
- a CDS encoding glycosyltransferase family 61 protein: MISTEFASRKLKRKLAADGIKESIVAAGDLLTRKRLGRPVLDPLVERGFVRSVSRDALKSIASETITVPGATEEGDVPFVSLLDGGRILSETGLALTSRFEILEESAAAPDRAQQAMMAMLSRQLFYGDAQLRGLLWGSPQGGSRRSVGSLQSAAPLIPRYPNYYHWIVETVPKVRYVRAFEDATDERVTLLVPRDAPPFVDETLELLEWPQSRIEHATKSAYDVCQLVLPSFPEPRATDFEWLRREVLEHVPETTPESGDNVYVSRANAVERRVVNEDEVMNALSRFGFSCYRLEERTLEQNARLFADADIIVGPHGAGLTDILFATDCTLVELFGDKIKQPYRKLAATLGVSYEPMYCQAESTDIVVDTAALAETIQEIHDQ; the protein is encoded by the coding sequence ATGATATCGACAGAATTCGCCTCTCGAAAGCTAAAACGGAAGCTCGCGGCCGACGGGATCAAGGAATCGATCGTCGCTGCCGGCGACCTGCTGACGCGGAAACGACTCGGTCGGCCGGTCCTCGATCCGCTCGTCGAGCGCGGTTTCGTCCGGTCCGTCTCCCGGGACGCCCTCAAGTCGATCGCGAGCGAAACCATCACGGTTCCGGGAGCCACCGAAGAAGGGGACGTTCCCTTCGTCTCCCTCCTGGACGGCGGGCGTATCCTCTCGGAAACCGGACTGGCACTGACTTCGCGATTCGAGATACTTGAGGAAAGCGCTGCCGCGCCGGACCGAGCCCAGCAAGCGATGATGGCGATGCTCTCCAGACAGCTCTTCTACGGTGATGCCCAGCTCCGTGGTCTGCTGTGGGGCTCACCTCAAGGCGGTTCTCGGAGGAGTGTGGGGTCCCTACAGAGTGCTGCACCACTTATTCCTCGATATCCGAATTATTATCACTGGATCGTCGAGACGGTCCCGAAGGTCCGCTACGTCCGGGCGTTTGAGGACGCGACTGATGAGCGCGTAACGCTCCTCGTGCCGCGGGACGCGCCGCCGTTTGTCGACGAGACGCTTGAGTTGCTCGAGTGGCCCCAGTCGCGGATCGAACACGCGACAAAGTCAGCATACGATGTTTGCCAGCTCGTCCTCCCCTCGTTCCCGGAGCCACGGGCCACGGACTTCGAGTGGCTCCGCCGCGAGGTGCTTGAACATGTGCCTGAAACGACGCCGGAAAGCGGCGACAACGTTTACGTTTCGCGGGCTAACGCTGTCGAACGCCGTGTAGTAAATGAGGACGAAGTAATGAACGCATTGTCCCGGTTTGGGTTCTCGTGCTATCGGTTGGAGGAGCGGACCCTCGAGCAGAACGCTCGGTTGTTCGCTGACGCCGATATCATCGTCGGACCGCACGGGGCCGGCCTTACCGACATTCTCTTCGCTACCGACTGTACCCTCGTGGAGCTGTTCGGTGACAAGATCAAACAGCCCTACCGGAAGTTGGCAGCGACGCTCGGCGTGTCGTATGAGCCGATGTACTGTCAGGCGGAGTCGACTGACATCGTCGTCGATACTGCGGCACTAGCGGAGACGATTCAGGAGATACACGATCAGTAA
- a CDS encoding glycosyltransferase family 4 protein has protein sequence MKLALVTPRYPPTHAGGGEISARLLAEQLHTRDVIDQVVVYSFDGKSTETVGDVPVVRLADVPQYPYTLPNEIAYRKLAAVGLDCDVIHAYNMHLHPAVGRLSDALEIPSIATLNAYPLIDWSDVNVSPSIKRKLYEQTLLRVERPRLLEHMTNIDMFLPLSGAVEQVYRTHGLGTADYEVIPNMLDPSFEVPEVETEETDQVELLYVGYLRDSKGVQYLVDAMDHVPEGIELTIVGDGPEWDALTDRAAGTAASDRIEFTGSVPYEEVTRAYADADVFVHPGVWPEPFGRTILEAMQAGLPVVATDIGGPSETIPQPELLVEPSDLSSLSEGIEYAAANQDRIGRENQRLVEDRYHPDVVVPQFHEIYERILDN, from the coding sequence ATGAAACTCGCCCTCGTCACCCCACGATACCCACCCACCCACGCCGGTGGCGGTGAAATCAGCGCACGGTTGCTTGCCGAGCAGCTCCACACTCGAGACGTTATCGATCAGGTCGTCGTCTACTCGTTCGACGGCAAGTCCACGGAGACAGTCGGGGACGTCCCAGTCGTCCGCCTCGCGGACGTTCCTCAGTATCCCTACACTCTTCCCAATGAGATCGCTTACCGGAAACTTGCAGCTGTCGGGCTGGACTGCGACGTGATTCACGCGTACAATATGCACCTGCATCCCGCCGTCGGACGGCTCTCCGACGCCCTCGAAATTCCCTCGATTGCGACGTTGAACGCGTACCCGCTTATCGATTGGAGCGACGTGAACGTATCTCCCTCGATCAAGCGAAAGCTGTACGAACAGACGCTGTTACGCGTCGAGCGGCCTCGGCTGCTAGAGCACATGACGAACATCGACATGTTCCTGCCACTCAGCGGCGCGGTCGAGCAAGTCTACCGGACTCACGGGCTCGGAACTGCCGACTACGAGGTGATCCCAAACATGCTCGATCCGTCGTTCGAGGTTCCTGAGGTGGAAACCGAGGAGACCGACCAAGTGGAGTTGCTGTACGTCGGTTACCTCCGGGACTCAAAGGGAGTACAGTATCTCGTCGATGCAATGGATCACGTCCCGGAAGGGATCGAGCTGACGATCGTCGGCGACGGCCCGGAGTGGGACGCACTGACGGACCGCGCCGCAGGAACCGCCGCGTCCGACCGGATCGAATTCACCGGCTCCGTCCCCTACGAGGAGGTCACGCGAGCGTATGCAGACGCGGATGTGTTCGTCCACCCGGGCGTCTGGCCGGAGCCGTTCGGCCGGACGATCCTGGAGGCGATGCAAGCTGGACTACCGGTCGTTGCGACGGATATCGGCGGCCCTTCGGAAACCATCCCACAGCCGGAACTTCTGGTCGAACCCAGCGACTTGTCGAGTCTGAGCGAGGGTATCGAGTACGCTGCCGCGAACCAGGACCGAATCGGCCGTGAGAACCAACGGCTCGTCGAAGATCGGTATCATCCAGATGTCGTCGTTCCACAGTTCCATGAGATCTACGAGCGAATACTCGACAACTAA
- a CDS encoding glycosyltransferase, giving the protein MTDFGSSESDRSLAIAHWGEHANGGGDRLAWELTRIFEDAPFYVGWRDESIEPPDVESEQLIQGMLLNRGLERGGLARQIAHLIGWQIASPLREYDVVVTSGNEPLFYVAPDDQTWVAYIHHTNRRQSDQITEIESTRFAQFQLLFHYAIRVLFDHNTHRPDLYVVNSELVKRRVERYWGVPSDKIRVVYPPVDTHEYDPTDEETGEYYMTLSRLDWHKDIDGIVTAFNELDQRLVVAGDGPERERLERMADDNIEFRGYVDEAEKSRLLSGAKAFVFNGRDEDFGIAPVEALAAGTPLLGVKEGMTQFQVVDGKNGYRYTRTDESGPSLTETVRQFETNGVEWSASEIAAFAERFSVDAFHDGMQTSVDTAVSNADVTPAWYEQYESGE; this is encoded by the coding sequence ATGACTGATTTCGGATCGTCTGAGTCTGATCGAAGTCTGGCGATCGCTCATTGGGGCGAACACGCCAACGGTGGGGGTGATCGCCTTGCCTGGGAACTCACACGGATCTTCGAAGATGCACCCTTCTATGTCGGTTGGCGCGACGAATCGATCGAACCGCCCGACGTCGAGTCCGAGCAGCTCATTCAGGGCATGCTGCTGAACCGCGGTCTAGAGCGGGGCGGACTCGCACGACAGATTGCTCATCTCATTGGGTGGCAAATCGCCTCACCACTTCGAGAGTATGATGTTGTGGTCACTAGCGGGAACGAGCCGCTCTTCTACGTTGCTCCGGACGATCAGACGTGGGTCGCATATATCCATCACACGAACCGCAGACAATCAGATCAGATCACCGAGATCGAATCTACCCGATTCGCACAATTTCAGTTGTTGTTTCATTACGCGATCCGCGTCCTGTTCGATCACAATACCCACAGACCGGACCTCTATGTCGTTAATTCCGAACTCGTAAAGCGTCGCGTCGAGCGGTACTGGGGGGTTCCGAGCGATAAAATCCGCGTCGTGTATCCGCCTGTCGACACTCACGAGTACGACCCCACTGACGAGGAGACAGGGGAGTACTACATGACCCTTTCCCGATTGGATTGGCACAAAGATATCGACGGGATCGTCACGGCGTTTAACGAGCTCGATCAAAGACTGGTCGTCGCCGGTGACGGGCCCGAGCGAGAACGTCTCGAGCGTATGGCCGACGACAACATTGAATTCCGGGGATACGTTGATGAGGCCGAAAAGTCCCGATTGCTTTCAGGTGCGAAGGCTTTCGTGTTCAACGGGCGAGACGAGGATTTCGGGATTGCCCCCGTCGAAGCACTGGCGGCCGGAACACCACTTCTCGGCGTCAAAGAAGGAATGACACAGTTTCAGGTTGTCGACGGCAAAAACGGCTACAGATACACTCGAACGGACGAATCCGGACCAAGTCTCACGGAGACCGTTCGACAGTTTGAGACGAACGGAGTCGAATGGTCAGCGTCGGAGATCGCCGCCTTTGCCGAACGGTTCTCCGTAGATGCGTTCCATGATGGGATGCAAACCTCAGTCGATACTGCCGTTTCGAATGCCGACGTT